From the genome of Xiphophorus couchianus chromosome 6, X_couchianus-1.0, whole genome shotgun sequence, one region includes:
- the LOC114146459 gene encoding 3-keto-steroid reductase-like: MEKIVVVTGANSGIGLALCDRLLSEDGRLRLCLACRNMKRAEAARAALLACHGDARVDLLHLDVGSARSVLSAAEELKARYRRVDFLYLNAGIMPNPTVDIRAFFKGLFSRNVINMFATAEGLLTQQDQLNSDGLQEVFATNLFGHFLLIRELEPLLCQPGHTSRLVWTSSSNARRSAFSIQDIQHRQGKEPYSSSKYASDMLSMALNKHKNQQGLFSSVICPGLVMTNLTYGILPSFFWTLIMPIMWLIRIFTNTFTLTPYNGAEALHWLFLQKPESLDPRAKYQSLTSRLGTNYTEPRRMDLDDEMTEVFFSKLLELEREVRRNLSKKTTDSEHYQQYLNEIQ, encoded by the exons CGGCATCGGCCTGGCCCTGTGTGACCGGCTGCTGTCCGAGGACGGCCGGCTGCGGCTCTGCCTGGCCTGCAGGAACATGAAGCGAGCCGAGGCCGCCCGCGCCGCCCTGCTGGCGTGTCACGGCGACGCTCGGGTGGACCTGCTGCACCTGGACGTGGGCTCTGCGCGGTCGGTGCTCAGTGCTGCAGAGGAACTCAAGGCCAG GTACCGCCGCGTGGATTTTTTGTATCTGAACGCAGGAATTATGCCCAATCCAACGGTGGACATAAGAGCGTTTTTCAAAGGACTATTTTCCAG GAATGTCATCAACATGTTTGCGACGGCTGAGGgtctgctgactcagcaggaCCAGCTCAACTCAGACGGCCTTCAGGAGGTTTTTGCCACGAACCTGTTTGGTCATTTCCTCCTG ATCAGGGAGCTGGAGCCTCTGCTGTGTCAGCCGGGTCACACCTCCAGGCTGGTGTGGACGTCGTCCAGCAACGCCCGGCGCTCGGCCTTCAGCATCCAGGACATCCAGCACAGGCAAGGGAAGGAGCCCTACAGCTCCTCCAAGTACGCCTCGGACATGCTCAGCATGGCGCTCAACAAACACAAGAACCAGCAG GGGCTGTTCTCCTCTGTGATCTGTCCAGGCCTGGTGATGACTAACTTGACCTACGGGATCCTGCCCTCCTTCTTCTGGACTCTCATCATGCCCATCATGTGGTTG ATCCGGATTTTCACCAACACTTTCACGCTTACGCCGTACAACGGAGCCGAGGCACTG CACTGGTTGTTTCTTCAGAAGCCAGAGTCTCTGGATCCCAGAGCGAAGTACCAGAGCTTAACGTCTAGACTGGGGACCAACTACACCGAGCCACGCAGG ATGGACCTTGATGATGAAATGACTGAGGTTTTCTTCTCTAAGCTCCTTGAGCTTGAGAGAGAAGTGAGAAGAAACCTGAGCAAGAAAACCACTGACAGTGAACATTATCAGCAGTATCTCAATGAGATACAgtag